From Acidimicrobiia bacterium, one genomic window encodes:
- a CDS encoding ABC transporter permease — translation MISLRRVGVIVGHELRLQRRDPLPLMVLVVFPVITIAFLEPAMKPALIAIGHPHANGAEQVVPGQTAMSAFFLVSLITFSFFGEHAWVTWDRLRASAATSFEIMLGKSLPRIVAGIAQFAVITTAGVVLFGLHIRGNALALAPLVVAFTLCLVLLGVAVTAVCRTAQEANSIGYLGMVLFGAIGGAFVPLSYLPSWARTIAPVTPTYWAMRGLTSVILDGRSFGGTLRPTLMLAAMGAAFAIVALRRMRFDETKIGFG, via the coding sequence CCGCTTGCAGCGGCGCGACCCGCTCCCGCTCATGGTGCTCGTCGTGTTCCCCGTCATCACGATCGCGTTCCTCGAACCCGCAATGAAACCGGCGCTGATCGCGATCGGTCACCCCCACGCCAACGGCGCGGAGCAGGTCGTGCCCGGTCAGACCGCGATGAGCGCGTTCTTCCTCGTGTCGCTCATCACCTTCTCGTTCTTCGGTGAGCACGCGTGGGTCACGTGGGATCGTCTGCGCGCGAGCGCGGCGACGTCGTTCGAGATCATGCTGGGAAAGTCGCTCCCGCGCATCGTCGCGGGCATCGCGCAGTTCGCCGTCATCACCACCGCGGGCGTCGTGCTCTTCGGACTGCACATCCGCGGGAACGCGCTCGCGCTCGCGCCGCTCGTCGTCGCGTTCACGTTGTGCCTCGTGCTGCTCGGTGTCGCGGTGACGGCCGTGTGCCGCACGGCGCAGGAAGCGAACTCGATCGGCTACCTCGGCATGGTGCTGTTCGGCGCGATCGGCGGCGCCTTCGTGCCGTTGAGCTACCTGCCGAGCTGGGCGCGCACGATCGCGCCCGTCACGCCGACCTACTGGGCGATGCGCGGTCTGACGTCGGTGATCCTCGACGGCCGGAGCTTCGGCGGCACGCTTCGCCCCACGCTCATGCTCGCGGCAATGGGCGCGGCGTTCGCGATCGTCGCGCTGCGCCGGATGCGCTTCGACGAGACGAAGATCGGCTTCGGTTGA